One segment of Castanea sativa cultivar Marrone di Chiusa Pesio chromosome 3, ASM4071231v1 DNA contains the following:
- the LOC142629055 gene encoding uncharacterized protein LOC142629055: protein MAMAHMGNHPTLKLIQIMALVKNCDVLLSCREDILGILKHMIIWKSDWRASKDLLRRMGWSMVEVVAMNTNPPEIEVPLSQFVKMNVLLWNYRGALNPDFKRRIFEMAINHRPSILVILWKLEEVEVLALSSIEQEIHVTVKEEEYWALKSRINAATFGDRNTSFFHISTIVRRQRNKIRCLMDAEGNWLADEVEIKNYIRNGFKKLYMTELIVSTMTSNVSNFSCCFLEEGDRIRIDGGVTEEEVRAGLWSLKPFKAPRPDGLHAGFYQRFWLVVKNSIYNDVKGIFDKGCVPSYLNETLISLNLKCQNPETLNNYRPISLCNSVYKIVSKILVARIRPLLSSLISPVQAAFVPGRKGMDNVLIAQELFHALDKKKGKMGFMAVKLDLEKAYDHLEWGFIHRVLQAFHFPQKMTKLVMSCVTTSSTSILINGGALERFEPSRGIRQGDHLSPYLFILCMEYLGHLIEQKCARGDWAPLKASKDNVGVSHLLFADDIILFSRADVRGCEAVLDVLGNFCKESGQKINPDKSRIYFSPNVSDGLKEEISDRLGIRETNNIRKYLGFPIKHRGVPRNAYNFIVERVMKNLSFSGQVVLIKSVMSAIPNHVMQGAALPIHVCEKLDKINREFLWGSTNERRKMHMVGWSKIVKSKDEGGLGIQEARAKNIALLSKLNWRMYHEQDALWAKVLLKKYCANSRVRLRDPEKLPSSPNWKAISLGFPIFCNGIAWGIGNGAEVDVWLDNWINGDSLRGMIEGPLKQEELNLRVSDLYSCQGWNWDLISFDLPFSIKEKIKAIPIQMIGSGRDMVMWKFSKNGEFTTTSAYKLAHQGDENAAQFSGIPVKEVLADRGVNCDKLCPLCRNQDESIIHVLHDCVYARDVWQKLEVSPTQVTSFADGLEVWLKTNSLSSALHKGSIPWCTVFLYTVWSLWKNRNSTVFDNSVPNLTLERVCLSQAKEYHFCVSKVKQVTPKIAIPIKWTKPFPGWHKLNTDGASLGNPGKADGGGLIRDSEGRCIRGYSRSIGHTTSVMAKLWALKDGLNLAIQLGIGYLEVELDAKVIVEMLKNSNSTNIKVSPLLLDCRSLIARFMQVRLAYVYREGNRCADLLAKNGCYMREDFVIFETSPSAKLDRLLIYDCNGLYYYRRVATTLASVASL, encoded by the exons ATGGCCATGGCACACATGGGAAATCATCCAACGCTGAAATTGATTCAAATTATGGCTCTGGTGAAGAATTGCGATGTACTTCTGAGCTGCAGGGAGGATATCCTAGGCATTTTGAAACACATGATAATTTGGAAGTCGGATTGGAGGGCATCCAAGGATCTTCTGAGGAGGATGGGGTGGAGTATGGTGGAAGTAGTTGCAATGAATACTAATCCACCAGAAATAGAGGTCCCATTAAGTCAATTTGTCAAAATGAATGTTCTACTTTGGAACTACAGAGGAGCTTTGAATCCGGATTTTAAGCGAAGGATTTTTGAAATGGCGATTAATCATCGACCTTCTATCCTTGTG ATTCTTTGGAAGTTAGAGGAGGTGGAAGTTCTTGCTCTATCATCCATTGAGCAGGAAATACACGTTACTGTTAAG GAAGAAGAATATTGGGCTCTTAAATCTAGAATAAATGCTGCCACTTTTGGTGATCGAAACACGTCCTTCTTTCATATTTCTACAATTGTTAGGAGGCAGAGAAATAAGATTAGATGCCTTATGGATGCAGAGGGTAATTGGCTGGCTGATGAGGTTGAAATTAAGAATTATATCAGAAATGGCTTTAAGAAGTTGTATATGACTGAGCTAATTGTGTCCACCATGACTTCGAATGTTTCTAATTTCTCTTGTTGCTTCCTGGAGGAAGGGGATAGAATTAGAATAGATGGAGGTGTAACTGAAGAGGAGGTCCGAGCTGGTTTATGGTCTCTTAAGCCTTTTAAAGCTCCAAGGCCAGACGGATTGCATGCGGGTTTCTATCAACGCTTCTGGTTGGTGGTAAAAAATTCTATCTACAATGATGTGAAAGGAATCTTTGATAAAGGTTGTGTGCCAAGTTACCTCAATGAGACCTTGATTTCTTTGAATCTCAAATGTCAAAATCCTGAAACCCTGAACAATTATAGGCCCATTAGTTTATGTAACTCAGTGTACAAGATTGTGTCAAAGATTTTGGTGGCTCGGATTAGGCCATTGCTCAGTAGTTTGATATCACCTGTGCAAGCTGCCTTTGTCCCTGGCAGAAAAGGTATGGATAATGTCCTGATTGCCCAAGAATTGTTCCATGCTTTggataaaaagaaaggaaaaatgggCTTCATGGCAGTAAAGTTAGATTTGGAGAAGGCATATGATCATTTAGAGTGGGGTTTTATCCATAGAGTCCTTCAAGCATTtcattttccccaaaaaatGACTAAGTTAGTTATGAGCTGTGTTACAACCTCAAGTACCTCTATTTTGATCAACGGCGGTGCTTTAGAGCGGTTTGAGCCATCTAGGGGCATTAGGCAAGGGGACCATTTATCCCCATACCTTTTTATACTTTGCATGGAGTATTTGGGGCATCTAATTGAGCAAAAATGTGCGAGAGGAGACTGGGCACCTCTAAAGGCTTCGAAGGACAATGTGGGTGTTTCTCACCTCCTTTTTGCAGATGACATAATCCTATTTAGTAGAGCTGATGTGCGTGGTTGTGAAGCAGTTTTAGATGTGCTGGGGAATTTTTGTAAAGAATCTGGCCAAAAGATCAATCCCGATAAatctagaatttatttttctccaaaTGTGAGTGATGGCTTGAAGGAGGAAATTAGTGACAGGTTGGGCATCAGGGAGACCAATAATATACGGAAGTATCTTGGGTTTCCTATCAAACATCGTGGGGTACCTAGGAATGCCTATAATTTTATTGTGGAGAGGGTTatgaagaacctttccttttcaGGGCAGGTTGTGCTTATTAAGTCAGTTATGTCAGCCATTCCAAATCATGTTATGCAAGGGGCTGCGTTACCTATACATGTTTGTGAAAAGCTAGATAAAATTAATCGGGAGTTTTTGTGGGGGTCCACGAATGAGAGAAGGAAGATGCACATGGTGGGTTGGAGTAAAATAGTGAAATCCAAAGATGAAGGGGGACTGGGTATACAAGAGGCTAGAGCTAAGAATATAGCATTGTTATCAAAGCTGAATTGGAGGATGTATCATGAGCAAGATGCCTTATGGGCAAAggtcttattaaaaaaatactgtGCTAACTCAAGGGTAAGGTTGAGAGATCCTGAGAAACTTCCCTCTTCTCCGAATTGGAAAGCCATCAGTTTGGGCTTTCCTATCTTCTGTAACGGGATTGCTTGGGGGATTGGTAATGGAGCCGAGGTGGATGTATGGCTGGATAATTGGATTAATGGTGACTCTCTACGAGGTATGATTGAAGGCCCTCTTAAGCAGGAAGAACTAAACTTGAGAGTTTCGGATCTGTATAGTTGTCAAGGTTGGAATTGGGATCTTATCTCCTTTGACTTACCATTTtccatcaaagaaaaaattaaggcTATTCCAATTCAGATGATTGGGAGTGGGAGAGATATGGTGATGTGGAAGTTCTCCAAGAATGGAGAATTCACTACAACTTCAGCTTACAAACTTGCACATCAAGGTGATGAGAATGCTGCACAGTTTAGTGG CATTCCAGTTAAGGAAGTGTTAGCAGATAGGGGTGTCAATTGTGATAAGTTGTGCCCGCTTTGTAGAAACCAGGATGAGTCCATTATTCATGTGCTTCATGATTGTGTTTATGCACGTGATGTGTGGCAGAAACTGGAGGTTTCTCCAACTCAAGTTACTTCCTTTGCTGATGGTCTTGAGGTTTGGTTAAAGACCAATTCATTAAGTTCAGCGCTGCATAAGGGATCCATTCCTTGGTGCACTGTTTTCCTTTATACTGTTTGGTCCTTATGGAAGAATAGAAACTCTACTGTGTTTGATAATTCTGTTCCAAATCTAACTCTTGAGAGGGTATGCTTAAGTCAAGCTAAGGAATATCATTTTTGTGTCAGTAAGGTTAAGCAAGTTACTCCAAAAATTGCTATCCCTATCAAATGGACGAAACCTTTTCCGGGTTGGCATAAACTCAACACTGATGGAGCTTCTTTGGGGAACCCAGGTAAGGCTGATGGTGGAGGGTTGATCCGAGACAGTGAAGGGAGATGTATTAGGGGGTACTCGAGGTCTATTGGGCACACGACGAGTGTTATGGCTAAATTATGGGCTTTGAAAGATGGGCTAAATCTTGCTATTCAATTGGGAATTGGCTATTTAGAAGTGGAGCTTGATGCTAAGGTTATTGTGGAGATGTTGAAAAATTCTAACAGTACTAATATTAAAGTTTCTCCATTGCTTCTTGATTGCAGATCCCTCATAGCAAGATTCATGCAGGTTCGGTTAGCTTATGTGTATAGAGAAGGGAATAGGTGTGCTGATCTGCTGGCCAAGAATGGTTGTTATATGAGGGaggattttgttatttttgaaaccTCCCCCTCTGCTAAATTAGATAGACTGCTTATTTATGATTGTAATGGGTTGTATTATTATAGGCGGGTAGCCACTACTTTGGCCTCTGTGGCCAGTTTgtaa
- the LOC142626737 gene encoding cysteine-rich receptor-like protein kinase 3 has translation MSNSLFLLILFLCLFVNPCLSDPRATEAALICTNKTSPMPQRQTFITNFLAAMDTVTPLIATQRYAAVVNGTGNTTVYAFGECMKDLDNIDCDLCFAQCKTQILRCLPYQRATRGGRLFYDGCYLRYDDYNFFNEALSAQDRTVCGAQDFVGNGSVFSANVNQLVMNLSVEAPKFDGFSVGSVNNGNVTVYGLAQCWEFVNGTACEDCLANAVSNISSCTPKQEGRVLNTGCYLRYSTEKFYYNSTQPVRKSNQESKLAIALAATSSALALLLVIATVVFIVRKNVLKRRGEREQLGALLATVNNSKLNYSYEVLEKATNYFHHSNKLGQGGSGSVYKGVLPDGKVVAIKRLFFNTRQWVDHFFNEVNLISDIHHKNLVKLLGCSIAGPESLLVYEYVPNQSLHDYFSAKRKFQLLKWEVRYKIILGTAKGLAYLHEELEMRIIHRDIKLSNILLEEDFTAKIADFGLARLFPEDKTHISTGIAGTLGYMAPEYVIRGMLTEKADVYSFGVLVIEVVSGKRNNNFSQYSYSILQMAWNLYGIGRVCEAVDPALEGQFQEEEASRLLQIGLLCVQASAELRPSMSTVVKMLSDNHEIPQPTHPPFLNSSSAEISQSRPSRTYNSQPESYTHSSGNNPTESGIEPR, from the exons ATGTCTAATTCACTCTTCCTCTTAATCCTATTCTTATGTTTGTTTGTAAATCCTTGTCTTTCCGACCCAAGAGCCACAGAGGCTGCTCTCATATGCACCAACAAAACCTCCCCAATGCCACAGCGCCAAACCTTCATAACCAACTTCTTGGCAGCCATGGACACGGTGACCCCTTTGATTGCCACACAAAGATACGCAGCTGTTGTGAACGGGACTGGTAATACCACAGTTTATGCTTTTGGTGAGTGCATGAAAGATCTAGATAATATAGACTGTGATCTTTGCTTTGCTCAGTGCAAGACTCAGATCCTCAGGTGTTTACCATATCAAAGAGCCACTCGTGGTGGCAGGCTTTTCTATGATGGGTGTTATCTAAGGTACGATGATTACAATTTCTTCAATGAGGCTTTGAGTGCGCAAGACCGGACCGTGTGTGGAGCCCAAGATTTTGTTGGGAATGGTTCTGTTTTTAGCGCTAATGTTAATCAGTTGGTGATGAATCTAAGCGTGGAAGCGCCTAAGTTTGATGGGTTTTCTGTGGGGTCTGTGAACAATGGAAATGTCACTGTTTATGGATTGGCTCAGTGTTGGGAATTTGTGAATGGTACTGCTTGTGAGGACTGCTTGGCCAATGCGGTTTCTAACATTAGTTCATGTACTCCAAAACAAGAAGGAAGGGTCTTGAACACTGGTTGCTATTTGAGGTATTCAACAGAAAAGTTCTATTACAATTCGACTCAGCCTGTTAGAAAAAGTAATCAAG AAAGCAAGTTAGCTATAGCTTTGGCTGCAACTTCATCTGCTTTGGCTCTTTTGCTGGTTATTGCAACGGTTGTCTTCATTGTGAGGAAGAATGTACTAAAGAGGAGGGGAG agagagagcaacTAGGCGCTTTGTTGGCCACTGTGAACAACTCCAAACTCAATTATTCGTACGAAGTTCTTGAAAAGGCCACAAATTACTTTCACCATTCCAATAAGCTGGGACAAGGAGGATCTGGTTCTGTTTACAAG GGAGTTTTGCCAGATGGGAAGGTTGTTGCCATTAAGAGGCTTTTCTTCAATACCAGACAATGGGTGGATCATTTCTTCAATGAAGTCAATTTGATCAGCGACATCCATCACAAAAATCTTGTAAAGTTGTTGGGATGCAGTATTGCAGGCCCTGAAAGCCTTCTTGTTTATGAATATGTGCCAAATCAAAGCCTCCATGATTACTTTTCTG CGAAAAGGAAGTTTCAGCTGCTAAAATGGGAGGTGAGGTATAAGATCATATTAGGTACGGCTAAGGGCTTGGCCTATCTCCACGAGGAATTAGAAATGAGAATCATTCATAGAGACATTAAATTAAGCAATATACTGCTTGAAGAGGACTTCACGGCAAAGATTGCAGATTTTGGACTTGCAAGATTGTTTCCAGAAGATAAGACACACATCAGCACTGGCATTGCTGGCACACT GGGTTACATGGCCCCGGAGTATGTTATTCGCGGCATGTTGACTGAGAAAGCAGACGTTTACAGTTTTGGTGTTCTTGTAATTGAAGTTGTATCTGGAAAGAGGAACAATAACTTCTCTCAATATTCATATTCCATCCTACAAATG gCCTGGAACCTTTATGGAATAGGTAGGGTATGTGAAGCTGTTGATCCAGCCTTAGAGGGTCAGTTCCAAGAAGAGGAGGCATCTCGATTACTTCAAATTGGGCTACTATGTGTACAAGCCTCTGCAGAGCTGCGGCCATCAATGTCAACGGTAGTGAAAATGTTATCTGATAATCATGAAATTCCTCAGCCAACACATCCACCATTTCTCAATTCCAGTAGTGCAGAAATCAGTCAATCTAGACCATCTAGAACATACAATTCTCAGCCTGAGTCCTACACTCACTCTTCAGGGAACAACCCAACAGAAAGTGGGATTGAGCCTAGATGA